From Arcticibacter tournemirensis, one genomic window encodes:
- a CDS encoding sigma-70 family RNA polymerase sigma factor produces MRQLKISQSITNRETQSLDKYLTEIGKVDLVTAQEEVVLAQKIREGDHAALERLTKANLRFVVSVAKQYQNQGLVLGDLINEGNVGLIKAAKRFDETKGFKFISYAVWWIRQSIISAISTQSRAVRLPGNQIGNLVRIRREQSRLEQEFEREPSPSELAESLETTTDKIADSLSNSGRQLSMDAPFVAGEEGTLLDVMESGDPGTDSKLIQDSLSIEINRSLAKLNPRDQGVLILFYGLQNNAPHTLEEIAEKLSLTRERVRQLKDKALQNIRRSSRSGVLQSYL; encoded by the coding sequence ATGAGACAACTTAAGATATCCCAATCCATCACAAATCGTGAAACCCAATCTCTGGATAAATATTTAACAGAAATTGGCAAAGTAGATTTAGTTACAGCACAGGAAGAAGTTGTCCTTGCACAAAAGATTCGCGAAGGCGACCATGCCGCCCTGGAGCGGTTGACAAAGGCAAACCTCAGGTTTGTGGTATCCGTTGCAAAACAATATCAAAACCAGGGGCTTGTACTGGGCGACCTGATTAACGAAGGGAACGTTGGACTCATAAAGGCCGCTAAGCGCTTTGACGAGACCAAAGGCTTTAAATTCATATCGTACGCCGTATGGTGGATCCGTCAGAGTATTATCTCGGCTATTTCGACACAGTCGAGAGCCGTACGCCTTCCGGGAAACCAGATTGGGAATCTCGTAAGGATCAGACGTGAGCAGTCGAGACTTGAACAGGAGTTCGAACGTGAACCCAGTCCCTCAGAATTGGCAGAGAGCCTGGAGACTACTACCGATAAGATTGCTGATTCCCTGAGCAATTCAGGGCGCCAGCTTTCAATGGACGCTCCGTTTGTAGCGGGTGAAGAAGGAACACTTCTCGACGTGATGGAAAGCGGCGATCCGGGTACCGATAGCAAGCTTATTCAGGACTCGCTTTCCATAGAGATCAACCGTTCTCTGGCAAAGCTCAACCCCAGAGACCAGGGAGTCCTGATCCTATTCTATGGTTTGCAAAACAACGCCCCGCATACGCTTGAGGAAATTGCCGAGAAGCTTAGCCTTACAAGAGAGCGGGTGCGGCAGCTAAAAGATAAAGCGCTTCAGAATATCAGACGGTCATCCAGAAGCGGAGTTTTACAATCATACCTCTGA
- a CDS encoding acyl-CoA desaturase: MYILIFFIGHWFLSLFFQTFFLHRYASHKVFSMSKFWEKTFYLLTYIFQGASFLNPAAYATMHRDHHAFSDTDKDPHSPHFFKDVFQMMWATVLTFRDHVKRAEDPTRNIGGSYPQWNIVDRIGSSIASRLIFGAAYTCFYIAFASSFWMFLLLPIHFLMGPIHGAIVNWCGHKYGYANFNNNDHSKNTTPFDFLMLGELFQNNHHRHPNSANFAQRWFEFDPVYPVLKFLHWSGIIKLRKV, from the coding sequence ATGTATATACTGATTTTCTTCATAGGCCATTGGTTTTTGTCGCTGTTCTTTCAAACGTTTTTCCTTCATCGCTATGCATCTCACAAGGTTTTTAGCATGAGCAAATTCTGGGAGAAGACATTTTACCTGCTGACTTATATATTCCAGGGGGCTTCATTTCTTAACCCGGCTGCCTATGCTACCATGCACAGGGATCACCATGCGTTTAGCGATACGGATAAAGATCCGCATTCACCGCATTTCTTCAAGGATGTTTTTCAAATGATGTGGGCAACCGTCTTAACTTTCAGAGACCATGTAAAAAGGGCTGAAGACCCCACACGTAATATCGGAGGAAGCTATCCGCAGTGGAATATTGTAGATCGCATAGGCTCGAGCATAGCTTCGCGCCTGATTTTTGGCGCCGCTTACACTTGTTTTTATATCGCTTTTGCGAGCTCATTCTGGATGTTTCTGCTTCTGCCCATCCATTTTCTGATGGGCCCTATTCATGGCGCTATTGTAAACTGGTGCGGACACAAATATGGTTATGCAAACTTCAACAACAATGATCATTCGAAAAACACTACACCGTTTGATTTCCTGATGCTCGGAGAGTTATTCCAGAACAATCATCACAGGCATCCCAACAGTGCGAATTTTGCACAGCGCTGGTTTGAGTTTGATCCTGTTTACCCCGTTCTGAAATTTCTTCACTGGAGCGGGATCATAAAACTGAGAAAAGTTTAG